ACACCCTCTGCTGTTTTCAAGAAGATGTTTCCTGTGAATCCATCAGAAACAACAACATCCACACTACCACTAAAGACGTCCCCACTTTCAATATTACCCAAAAAAGCGTCTTGAAAAGTGTCTCTAAGAATACGAAATGTTTGTCGATGGGCTTCTGTCCCTTTACGCTCTTCAGAACCAATGTTTAACAAACCTATAGTAGGACACTCTATCTTTCCAAGACATTGTCTATAGGCTAAACCCATGCGAGCAAAACCTAACATCTCGTCTGGATTCACAGAAACATTAGCACCGACATCCAATATGACTGCACAACCACGCATAGTGGGCACGCGAACAAGTAAAGCTGGACGACGAACGGTGGGAAATACAGGGATTTTAGCTCGAGATAAGGTAATCAATGCCGCAGTATTTCCCGTAGAAATAAATGCATCTATTTTACCTTCTTTAAGATAATCTAAACCTAGAGCCATGGATGAAGATTTTTTACGAATAGCGGATAACGGAGAATCATCCATAGTAATAAAGCTTTCCGAAGCA
This portion of the Chlamydia crocodili genome encodes:
- the plsX gene encoding phosphate acyltransferase PlsX encodes the protein MNVQIGIDLMGGDHSPLIIWEVLIDVLNSRASNSRISFTAFASDEVKEQILNNYTHKECPEIIASESFITMDDSPLSAIRKKSSSMALGLDYLKEGKIDAFISTGNTAALITLSRAKIPVFPTVRRPALLVRVPTMRGCAVILDVGANVSVNPDEMLGFARMGLAYRQCLGKIECPTIGLLNIGSEERKGTEAHRQTFRILRDTFQDAFLGNIESGDVFSGSVDVVVSDGFTGNIFLKTAEGVFDFLRHILGDKLESDVKRQLDYTIYPGSMVCGLSKLVIKCHGKACGRSLFNGISGSIDLARARVCEQILSSLS